The Synergistaceae bacterium genome includes the window CATTCGCTGTAACATTTCTTGCGGGATTATTCTTATGCGGAGGATTTCGTTCGTCGTGGCTGATGGCGAAATCACTGCGATTAGTGCCGAAGTCAGAGAAGGTGCCTGCGCTGATAGTTGGAGCTGGCGAGGCAGGAGCGTCCTTAGCGCGTGAACTTCTGCACAACGACACGGAGCTATACCCTGCGGGATTTGTTGACGACGACGAGGCGAAGACAGGCCGTCAAGTCTCAGGCGTGAAAGTGTTAGGGACAACGTCCGACCTTAGAGCGATAGTGCAGGACATGAGCATTCAGGTAGTGTTAATCGCAATCCCTTCAGTGTCAGGCCGAAAACGCCGTGAGATATACGGGATATTAGCTCCTCTAGGTGTGAAGGTGCGAACATTGCCGAGCCTGAGAGAGTTAGCCGGAGGGAAAATATCGGTCTCAGGATTGCGGCGTGTGAGACTTGAAGACCTCTTAGGGCGTGAGCCAGTGAAGATAGACATAGAAGCGTCGTTGAATTACGTGAAGGGTAAGCGAGTACTTATTACGGGAGCGGGAGGCTCAATAGGCAGTGAGATAGTGCGACAAGTGCTGCATAATTCGCCGTCCGAAATATTAGCGTTAGGACACGGGGAGCAGTCTATATATCTTTTGACGGAGGAACTATCGCGCCTGAATACGAATATCCCTGTATACCCAGTAATAGCGGACGTAGCCGACGCTGTAGCGATGGAGTATATATTCACGCATCACCGTCCTGATGTAGTGTTTCATGCGGCGGCGCATAAGCATGTTCCGCTGATGGAGTATTCTCCGCGAGAGGCAATGCGGGTGAACTGTCTCGGAACGCGGACGATAGCCCGATGTGCCGGGAAATATAGTGCGTCCCGAATGGTAATGATTTCGACGGACAAAGCTGTGAACCCTTCAAGCATAATGGGAGCGACAAAGCGATTGGCGGAGAAGATATTGGAGCGAGAGCAGGGGAATTATCCTGAGACGAAATACATGGCGGTGCGTTTCGGGAATGTCTTGGGCAGTCGCGGGAGTGTAATCCCGAAGTTTGAGGAACAAATAGCGTGCGGGGGGCCTGTTACTGTAACACATCCTGACATGAAGCGATATTTTATGCTAATCCCTGAAGCTGTGAGCCTAGTGATACAGGCGGGGGCATTGGGACACGGGGGGGAATTGTTTGTGCTGGACATGGGCGAGCCAGTAATAATCCGAGAGATGGCGGAATTGCTGATACGTTTATGCGGGTACGAGCCTGGAAGGGATATACAGATAGTGTATACTGGGATAAGGCCGGGAGAAAAGTTGTACGAGGAATTATTCTACGATGAGAACAGCGTCGCGGGAACTCTTCACCCTAAAATATTTGTCAGCAAAATAAAGACAGGAAGCCCCGCCAATGATGAAGATATTGATACTCTTCTCGAATACGCATTGCGTTATCCTGACGAGGCATTAATCATCCTGAAGCGGCTTGTCCCGGAGTTCACTCACTCTTGAGCCGTCTATTGATTTCGTCAAATTCTGTCCGCAGTGAATTACCCTGAAATATTTTCAGCTCCGGCATGGACAGTTTCATAACCGCGTCAAGAGTACTCAGCCCGGAATGAATAAGCCCCTGCAATTCGCCGGAACTCCGCACCGTCCTGTAAGTATTCTCTGCTAAATCGCGGTTAAGCCTGAGAGATTTTACGCTGTTGATGAGTGTATTTCTCTGAGCGGCGAGAAATTTTGCGTAGAGTTTTGCGGCCTGAATAGTATTATCGTTAGACTTTGCATTGAGAGCGAACGCTTTGCGCTGTGAAGACGTATATAGTTTGCTGTTACTTTTAGTGATAGCGTCCTTTCTGAGAGTTTCAGCCTCATTGATTATGGCGGTAAGTTTCGGCCTGTACTCGGTATCAATTTTCCCTGCTAACTGTTCCTGCGTGAGAATGAGAATGTCATTGAGTACGAGATACATACCTGCGTAACGTTTTGTGATGTCCTGAGTATTGCTATCCTGCTGAGAGAGTTCCTCAAGTTTTGTTACTACGGCTTTGACGTTCTCGAAAATGACGGTGTTGTGAATGATGTCATCTCCTGTAGCTGAGTTAATGAGGATGTCGGCTTGTTCGGGTGTTAATGTTATGCCTATGTGAGAAAGCTCATCTGCGACGCGTGAATTAATCCCTTCCATGTCAGTCTCAGCCTGAGAAATTTCCTTTTCCGCCTGAGAAATTTTCGCGTCAATCTTTGATTTAGTGTCGCGCCAGAACAGATAGCTTTTATCGGGGGCGTTTATGCGATTGTTGCGGAGGGTATCAAG containing:
- a CDS encoding polysaccharide biosynthesis protein gives rise to the protein MRSYLHGILRRKSFAAIADYVLLAFSVYLGYALRLGIIIPRYVNDWLYVMTLLPLFCVGTHTFSGQYLIIWPHAGAEDYIRFIWSYFAGFFLFLVINALLKIAIFPKTSFAVTFLAGLFLCGGFRSSWLMAKSLRLVPKSEKVPALIVGAGEAGASLARELLHNDTELYPAGFVDDDEAKTGRQVSGVKVLGTTSDLRAIVQDMSIQVVLIAIPSVSGRKRREIYGILAPLGVKVRTLPSLRELAGGKISVSGLRRVRLEDLLGREPVKIDIEASLNYVKGKRVLITGAGGSIGSEIVRQVLHNSPSEILALGHGEQSIYLLTEELSRLNTNIPVYPVIADVADAVAMEYIFTHHRPDVVFHAAAHKHVPLMEYSPREAMRVNCLGTRTIARCAGKYSASRMVMISTDKAVNPSSIMGATKRLAEKILEREQGNYPETKYMAVRFGNVLGSRGSVIPKFEEQIACGGPVTVTHPDMKRYFMLIPEAVSLVIQAGALGHGGELFVLDMGEPVIIREMAELLIRLCGYEPGRDIQIVYTGIRPGEKLYEELFYDENSVAGTLHPKIFVSKIKTGSPANDEDIDTLLEYALRYPDEALIILKRLVPEFTHS